In Numida meleagris isolate 19003 breed g44 Domestic line chromosome 3, NumMel1.0, whole genome shotgun sequence, the following are encoded in one genomic region:
- the SLC35D3 gene encoding solute carrier family 35 member D3: MLSFHLICKIHLTGAGDLTGDAMGYVTGVLAVLIHAAYLVLIQKTSVDSEYGPLTAQYAIAVSATPFLIICSFASMDSINVWSFPGWKDPAMVCIFIACVLISCAMNFTTLHCTYINSAVTTSFVGVVKSIATITVGMVAFNDVEPTKLFIAGVVVNTLGSVIYCVAKYIETRQQSTYEDLEKEGREEEGKRQAGDQALFAMEAISQDKGAGEAAVEGSAEEDSQGGEEEKDSTKKAAGEPSALGKVTNTQEGSRSSLKDAYLGVWRLVRGANYIKKDYLIENEELPSP, translated from the coding sequence ATGCTCTCTTTCCATCTCATCTGCAAAATCCACCTGACAGGAGCTGGTGACCTGACTGGAGATGCCATGGGCTACGTGACCggtgtgctggctgtgctgatCCATGCCGCCTACCTGGTGCTCATTCAGAAGACCAGCGTTGACAGTGAATATGGACCCCTGACAGCTCAGTATGCCATTGCTGTTTCAGCCACCCCTTTTCTCATTATCTGTTCCTTTGCCAGCATGGACTCCATCAACGTCTGGTCATTTCCAGGCTGGAAGGACCCTGCTATGGTATGCATCTTCATCGCCTGTGTCCTGATCAGCTGCGCCATGAACTTTACCACCCTTCACTGCACCTATATTAACTCAGCTGTGACCACCAGCTTTGTAGGGGTGGTGAAAAGCATAGCAACCATCACGGTGGGTATGGTGGCGTTCAATGATGTGGAGCCCACCAAGTTGTTCATAGCCGGTGTGGTGGTCAACACCTTGGGGTCGGTCATTTACTGCGTGGCCAAGTACATCGAGACCAGGCAGCAGAGCACGTACGAGGACCTGGAGAAGGAAGGTAGagaagaagaggggaaaaggcaGGCTGGGGACCAAGCGCTGTTTGCAATGGAGGCAATTTCCCAGGATAAGGGGGCTGGGGAAGCAGCGGTGGAAGGATCGGCCGAAGAGGACAGCCAGggtggagaggaggagaaggacaGCACCAAGAAAGCTGCTGGGGAACCATCGGCTCTGGGAAAAGTCACCAACACACAAGAAGGGAGCAGGAGCTCACTGAAGGATGCCTATCTTGGAGTATGGAGGTTGGTGAGGGGTGCTAACTATATAAAGAAGGATTATTTGATAGAAAATGAAGAGCTACCAAGCCCTTGA